In the genome of Hymenobacter cellulosivorans, one region contains:
- a CDS encoding DUF6443 domain-containing protein, producing the protein MRIPSTFTFLLTLLCLSLGLEHAVAQTIPHQGEVPDSTELRVLRQFYYATDGPAWTHHEQWLAGSTLADAATWQGVQVGNGDIVSLRLPSNNLTGSLPTSLGLLSQLHYLTLSGNSSLGGSIPATLGQSDLYNLDLSACQFTGLLPPELSSCHNLSVLNLNANRLTGSIPPELATLPLTYLMLANNQLSGAIPAALGQIPSMSTLALSYNHLSGAIPSSVRYLENLTYCFLDHNQLSGSIPKEFAQCRYLTQLNLSNNKLQGSMPDELTSLPQLTWLVANHNALTFIPSWADKTNIPNFLRVQNNFLDFGSIEPNFQGIAYPLPLQFEYSNQQTLPADTIRGLPGTTKTLHRGMPGTRNHYQWERQIGGAWVDIPGATDTTLTLAHLASAQGGLYRSRVWNDLVITWGHYQYLYTRPQYLVILPYQPLAENVPVDTENEAPLTDLLAPEAFRGHPDSLYLNYVRTYQARVAISSPQRLTRASVDSVQVKTDYLDGLARPIQTVLRQESPQRRDIIQPVAYDALGRQPKTYLPYTAPNAAGSLGDYHPDGLREQYNFYHATPSGSNTAISGIARTGVPYSESAFEASPLNRIVAQAAPGEAWQLSTDHVVTLQERPNTVADDVQRYSAGYGSLTAELLPHGVYAAGELWVKETRNEQHARTLEFQDKQNQVILKRVETGIPKRNQPAPQWLDTYYVYDDFNHLRAVLPPKAVALLRQQQWHFSAAVENLLFRYRYDDRGRVIAKQVPGTQGETQLVYDQLDRVILSQDAAQRQRHEWSFTKYDALNRPVITGLCRRAARQDSLQSEANRTSAQYEQRTAATTSPQHYTLDHAYPQFSAQSQFTQYQVLTASYYDDYNFDNDLAGQPDATYDTQYNSQFSSPAPTPDTRVTGLVTRTCVRVLGIPESAAGAWLTTTSFYDVQARPIQVRSTNARGGEDISTSQLDFAGKVLKSYTVHSDPRSLPTPVTVAESFTYDHAGRLLTNAQQLPGEVQPTVLATLHYNEIGQLQQKQLTLGAQNVDYQYNIRGWLTHLNDAAQRDPNDLWGMELYYNHGFTRDYHQYGGNITGQKWRSKSDSVTRAYGYIYDLSSRLLQGDFVARAATGTWTAEKQNYGLHYVSYDENGNILSLQRRGLIANATQSTPKQYGPIDALAYTYKGNQLTTVDDAVTANRPTNGTASLAGDFQDQAAATASTGQDEYTYDANGNLTADRNKGITTIHYNHLNLPRRIAFGNDSIVYRYSATGQKVAKLVYQTGKPTQQTDYAASFQYEQDSLLFFPHAEGRVLRFVRRDETNQTHTRYTREFSLKDHLGNLRVAYRTGQPAIFTATMEKDPASVARREEQQFDSVSIASTRFQAGPVARTGSYIARLNAAIGQPLGPMKVLHVQKGDTVQVVAPGIYQQEVRDLNFGFSLATFAATLLQQQSQTATTSESSRKFRSLPFLGLSLSVLPVLQQVARVPKGYVRLLVFNQDSVLVSIQTKQLTSAARNNYEELHLNIISPTDGYIQAYVGNESDVDVGFDDVKVMYKPTLVIQENHYDPWGMNLAGIERSGSGFENKFQYNGKEKQLEFGLNWQDYGARMYDAQLGRWHAVDPLAENSIFVSPYHYVCNNPTNSIDPDGKDWYKNNDSGAVIWQDSKTKEQEIEGQKYSNVGANYKQDLGQGVTLNYTQNEVTSITYTAVENSSWVSQITENVNCYEASKMILNNDGVETADRTHEILIANKTKEGRAGDASNQAPNGLNEIDKAIDRGNGIILGVDYHDGSPNHDGMTDHFIVVSGRTDVLKKGVVTSSTYNYLDPRTAHKNKGVSPNNILTVESDGKLTGSYDNYHYTGTTVRKNQ; encoded by the coding sequence ATGCGTATACCTTCTACTTTCACCTTTCTGCTGACCCTGCTCTGCCTCTCGCTAGGCCTGGAGCACGCAGTAGCTCAGACTATTCCCCACCAAGGAGAAGTACCCGATAGCACCGAACTACGCGTGCTGCGGCAGTTTTACTACGCCACCGACGGCCCTGCCTGGACTCACCACGAACAGTGGCTCGCTGGCTCGACGTTAGCTGATGCAGCCACCTGGCAGGGTGTACAGGTTGGCAACGGTGACATTGTAAGTCTGCGCTTGCCAAGTAATAACCTCACTGGCTCCTTACCCACGAGCCTGGGATTGCTCAGCCAACTACATTATCTGACATTGAGTGGCAACAGCAGCTTAGGAGGCTCCATCCCAGCCACTCTGGGCCAAAGTGATTTATATAATCTGGATCTGAGCGCTTGTCAGTTCACAGGCCTACTGCCTCCTGAATTGAGTTCTTGCCATAACCTCTCGGTGCTTAATCTAAATGCTAACCGACTGACAGGCTCGATTCCGCCTGAACTAGCGACGTTGCCGCTTACCTATTTGATGCTAGCCAACAACCAACTTAGTGGCGCTATTCCAGCGGCTCTTGGGCAGATACCATCCATGTCGACGTTGGCTCTTAGCTACAACCACTTATCGGGCGCCATTCCAAGCTCGGTGCGCTATCTGGAGAATCTTACTTACTGCTTTCTAGATCATAACCAGCTTAGTGGTAGCATTCCCAAGGAATTTGCCCAATGTAGGTACCTAACTCAACTCAACCTGAGCAATAATAAATTGCAGGGAAGCATGCCGGACGAGCTGACCAGTCTCCCTCAGCTAACTTGGCTGGTTGCTAACCACAATGCCTTGACCTTCATACCGTCCTGGGCAGATAAGACTAACATTCCCAATTTCTTGAGGGTGCAAAACAACTTTCTGGATTTTGGCTCTATCGAACCCAACTTCCAGGGCATAGCTTACCCCTTGCCTTTGCAATTTGAATATAGCAATCAGCAAACGTTACCGGCAGATACCATTCGTGGCTTGCCGGGCACGACGAAGACGCTCCACCGAGGCATGCCCGGTACGCGCAATCACTACCAGTGGGAGCGGCAGATAGGTGGTGCCTGGGTTGACATTCCCGGCGCCACAGACACTACTCTGACTCTCGCACATCTAGCCTCCGCTCAGGGCGGTTTATACCGCAGCCGGGTCTGGAATGACCTAGTTATTACCTGGGGCCACTACCAATACCTATACACCCGCCCACAATATCTGGTAATTCTACCTTACCAGCCACTGGCCGAAAACGTGCCCGTAGATACTGAAAATGAGGCTCCACTGACCGATCTGCTGGCACCCGAAGCCTTTCGGGGCCATCCCGACTCGCTGTATTTGAACTACGTGCGGACCTACCAGGCCCGCGTTGCGATAAGCTCGCCGCAACGCCTAACTCGGGCGTCGGTTGATTCGGTTCAGGTCAAGACGGACTATCTGGATGGCTTGGCCCGACCAATACAAACGGTCCTGCGTCAGGAGTCGCCCCAACGCCGCGACATCATTCAGCCGGTAGCGTACGATGCTTTAGGCCGGCAGCCCAAAACGTATCTGCCGTACACAGCCCCCAATGCCGCAGGCTCTTTGGGTGATTACCACCCCGATGGGCTACGAGAGCAGTACAATTTTTACCATGCCACCCCGTCTGGCTCAAATACTGCTATCAGCGGGATAGCACGCACCGGCGTACCCTACAGCGAGTCAGCATTTGAGGCCTCTCCCCTAAACCGGATTGTTGCGCAGGCAGCTCCCGGAGAAGCTTGGCAATTATCTACCGACCATGTCGTAACGCTGCAAGAGCGGCCCAACACTGTGGCTGATGATGTGCAACGCTATTCCGCCGGGTATGGCAGTCTCACCGCTGAGCTGTTGCCGCACGGAGTGTATGCAGCTGGGGAGCTATGGGTAAAGGAAACCCGCAATGAGCAACATGCCCGCACGCTCGAATTTCAGGACAAGCAAAATCAGGTTATCCTGAAACGAGTCGAAACCGGGATTCCGAAACGAAACCAGCCCGCGCCTCAGTGGCTGGATACGTATTATGTGTACGATGATTTCAATCACCTGCGCGCAGTACTGCCACCCAAAGCCGTAGCCTTACTGCGCCAGCAACAGTGGCACTTCAGCGCCGCAGTCGAAAACCTGCTTTTTCGCTACCGCTACGATGACCGAGGCCGTGTTATTGCCAAGCAAGTACCCGGCACCCAGGGAGAAACCCAATTGGTGTACGACCAGCTAGACCGTGTTATTCTAAGCCAGGATGCGGCCCAACGGCAACGCCATGAGTGGTCATTCACGAAGTATGATGCCCTGAACCGTCCGGTTATTACGGGACTTTGCCGCCGGGCTGCTCGTCAAGACTCTCTGCAAAGCGAAGCCAACCGGACTTCGGCGCAATATGAGCAGCGCACTGCGGCTACCACGAGCCCACAACACTATACGCTTGACCACGCATATCCACAATTCTCTGCCCAGAGCCAGTTCACGCAGTACCAGGTTCTAACGGCTTCTTATTACGATGACTATAATTTCGACAATGACCTAGCTGGCCAACCCGATGCCACTTACGATACACAATACAACAGCCAGTTCAGTAGCCCCGCCCCTACTCCCGATACCCGCGTAACAGGCCTGGTAACCCGCACCTGCGTACGTGTGCTGGGCATCCCCGAGTCGGCGGCGGGTGCTTGGCTCACGACGACGAGCTTCTATGACGTGCAGGCCCGGCCGATTCAGGTGCGCAGCACCAACGCCCGGGGCGGCGAGGACATCAGTACTTCCCAGCTGGACTTTGCCGGCAAGGTCCTGAAAAGCTACACGGTTCATTCCGACCCTCGCTCGTTGCCTACCCCCGTAACCGTGGCCGAATCCTTTACTTACGACCACGCCGGCCGTCTGCTTACCAATGCCCAGCAACTACCTGGTGAAGTACAACCCACGGTTCTGGCTACGCTGCACTACAATGAAATAGGGCAGCTGCAGCAGAAACAGCTGACGTTAGGCGCTCAAAACGTCGATTATCAGTACAATATCCGCGGGTGGCTCACTCACCTCAACGACGCCGCGCAGCGCGACCCCAACGACTTGTGGGGTATGGAGCTATACTATAATCACGGATTCACCCGGGACTATCATCAGTATGGCGGTAACATCACTGGGCAGAAGTGGCGCAGCAAGTCTGACTCAGTTACGCGCGCCTACGGCTACATCTACGACCTTAGCAGCCGCCTGCTGCAAGGCGACTTTGTGGCCCGCGCCGCTACGGGCACCTGGACTGCCGAAAAGCAGAATTACGGCTTACATTACGTCAGCTATGACGAGAACGGCAACATTCTCTCCCTACAACGCCGGGGCTTAATTGCCAACGCTACCCAATCTACGCCCAAGCAGTACGGCCCCATCGATGCGCTTGCCTATACCTACAAAGGCAACCAACTGACCACCGTTGACGACGCAGTCACTGCAAACCGGCCCACCAATGGCACGGCATCCTTGGCCGGCGACTTCCAGGACCAAGCCGCTGCTACGGCTTCAACTGGCCAGGATGAGTATACCTACGACGCCAACGGTAACCTTACCGCCGACCGCAACAAGGGCATCACCACCATTCATTACAACCACCTGAACCTGCCCCGCCGCATTGCTTTCGGCAACGACTCTATCGTGTACCGCTACAGCGCTACTGGCCAGAAGGTGGCGAAGCTGGTATATCAGACTGGCAAGCCCACTCAACAAACCGATTATGCTGCCAGCTTCCAATATGAGCAGGACTCCTTGCTCTTTTTCCCGCACGCCGAAGGCCGGGTGCTACGCTTTGTACGGCGCGACGAAACCAACCAGACCCATACCCGCTACACTCGGGAGTTCAGCCTCAAAGACCATCTGGGCAATTTGCGGGTAGCCTATCGCACCGGTCAGCCAGCCATCTTTACGGCCACTATGGAAAAGGACCCTGCTAGCGTAGCCCGCCGCGAGGAACAACAATTCGATTCCGTAAGTATTGCCAGCACCCGTTTTCAAGCTGGACCCGTAGCCCGTACTGGGTCATACATAGCCCGTCTCAATGCTGCCATTGGTCAGCCTTTAGGGCCAATGAAAGTGTTGCACGTACAAAAAGGCGACACTGTACAGGTAGTTGCGCCTGGCATTTACCAGCAGGAAGTCCGGGACCTTAACTTCGGCTTCTCCTTGGCAACCTTTGCAGCTACTCTTCTCCAGCAACAGTCCCAAACGGCTACTACCTCCGAGTCCTCACGTAAGTTTCGGTCGTTACCGTTCCTAGGCCTAAGCCTGTCGGTGCTACCCGTTCTCCAGCAAGTTGCTCGGGTTCCCAAAGGATATGTTCGTCTGCTCGTCTTCAACCAGGACTCTGTGCTGGTATCAATCCAGACTAAGCAGCTCACCAGTGCCGCCCGGAACAATTATGAGGAGCTTCATCTCAACATTATCTCTCCCACCGATGGCTACATCCAGGCCTACGTCGGCAACGAAAGCGACGTGGACGTGGGCTTCGACGACGTAAAAGTGATGTACAAACCTACTTTAGTCATTCAAGAAAACCACTACGACCCTTGGGGCATGAATCTGGCCGGGATTGAGCGGAGCGGTAGTGGTTTTGAAAATAAATTTCAGTATAATGGGAAGGAAAAGCAGTTAGAGTTTGGCCTTAACTGGCAGGACTACGGTGCTCGTATGTACGACGCACAACTAGGACGTTGGCATGCTGTAGATCCGTTGGCTGAGAACAGCATCTTTGTTTCACCCTATCATTACGTATGTAATAACCCAACAAACAGTATAGATCCTGATGGCAAAGATTGGTATAAAAACAATGATTCGGGCGCTGTAATATGGCAAGATAGCAAAACCAAAGAACAAGAAATAGAAGGGCAAAAATACTCTAATGTTGGAGCGAACTATAAGCAGGACCTTGGACAGGGTGTCACGCTTAACTATACGCAAAATGAAGTCACTTCTATAACTTATACAGCAGTTGAAAACTCCAGTTGGGTATCACAAATTACAGAAAATGTAAATTGTTACGAAGCATCGAAAATGATTTTAAACAACGATGGAGTAGAAACAGCTGATAGAACCCATGAAATATTAATAGCTAATAAAACAAAAGAAGGTAGGGCTGGCGACGCTAGTAATCAGGCACCAAATGGGCTCAATGAAATAGACAAGGCAATAGACAGGGGCAACGGAATCATACTAGGTGTTGACTATCACGATGGATCACCTAATCATGATGGTATGACCGATCATTTTATTGTGGTATCAGGAAGAACTGACGTTTTAAAGAAAGGTGTAGTTACGTCTAGCACATACAATTATCTTGATCCAAGAACTGCTCACAAAAACAAAGGAGTATCCCCAAACAACATTTTAACAGTAGAAAGTGACGGGAAATTGACTGGCAGTTATGACAACTACCACTACACTGGAACTACAGTAAGAAAAAACCAATGA
- a CDS encoding RHS repeat protein — translation MSTHLLFLYLLRKQASKLLWVLSIFLHLPATAQIVNRLSAGTPPPPEAAALGKFAETPVSLFTGVPDISIPIYEVKLRGVTLPISLNYHASGVRVTEVASSVGLSWALQAGGSISSTVMGLDDFRGSATGAGYTNTYRIPTDRRLVPIYPETDYSFCMYATATPNAYQNTVLAGFDTQPDLFYYNFCGRSGKFFYTQDRQPHTMPYTPIVIQRGTERYTITDEAGNKYLYTALEESYTYITRSGGRSSPQDDYKPRSTAYYLTAVETPYHESITLTYDTLTYHYQNLGSYTRYKTFATEANGLNQGCFDKEPTSTTSITKVRSLQLATIRSSRGDFVEFDYSTCKRLDLANAEALKRITVHQGSTTRTFNLGYGYFNLPQSTSDCDHSGFQGLRDDHRLKLTSVTEVGKPSYVITYHEEVAMPSRLSTAQDHWGYFNNWDGGLLPAEPSKGFIEGGRREPDAAAMKVGIIKSLQYPTGGRTTYEFEPNDFYSPPGTIAYDTLVHAVSFISTPDDDHIPLPSEVVIQEVSFTVPANVQLYSMQARYRTGCGVGENQITPQFRLNLTGPNGFTKTFASFVNADREETLNLAPGTYHMTATTVGNCPANYFYLQWMEHKSRSTPGSNVLAGGLRIREVRDTPQPGAEPLRRRYRYALPTDSLRSSGRTLHVPQYSYEITQYNRDPAAPDRISTVCRYQAQSSNSVQSLGGVQGASAGYPYVQVYRDRRGEQGMSAHTFSWEDDLQYFVGYPFTPPTSMDWQRGLPLEIIDYSYNNATGKYQPLRKTRNRYHHNYTPPTNYSCEDCANYTVPTQPNESHAIGLNIILQRPETIVKPIGWGPSTVSPAQFLIESFKYTSVWSYLTEKDEYSYSPSDSTSYHLVKTFYKYDNPTHAQLTRTQTLTSAGDTMTTRQLYALDYDTANAASAVALGLKSLARRHILTDIVEQQQWLKKQGASYLLGGKLAQYRGTLPSQDFALQAASPIPASQFTSSAIRNGSFLQDRRYRPTLAYELFDGLGNILQARQFQAGPQSFLWGYSATQPVARAQNAEYNQLAYTSFEAGCPSRWRHPSLYVTAGGHTGQQCYQLLSPVSCDSLPAGKYQLSFWATASPDITQNGQLLPIVVQPIGPTDPNGFRQYTGTLQLSATRNQVTLSSNQALRLDELRLHPAEAQLTTYTHDPLTGITSQTDVNGRTASYEYDALGRLQRIRDEQGNILTQQEYHYARP, via the coding sequence ATGAGCACACATTTACTCTTTTTGTATCTGCTACGGAAACAGGCAAGCAAGCTTTTATGGGTCCTAAGCATTTTCCTGCACCTTCCTGCTACAGCTCAGATCGTGAACCGTTTGAGCGCCGGGACGCCGCCGCCGCCGGAAGCGGCGGCCTTAGGCAAGTTTGCTGAAACACCCGTCAGCCTCTTTACTGGCGTACCCGATATTTCTATTCCAATCTATGAAGTGAAGTTGCGCGGGGTCACGCTCCCCATCAGCTTAAATTACCATGCCAGCGGGGTCCGAGTGACCGAAGTGGCCAGTAGCGTTGGCTTAAGCTGGGCTTTGCAAGCCGGGGGCAGCATTTCCTCTACTGTGATGGGCCTCGATGACTTTCGCGGCAGCGCTACCGGGGCCGGCTATACCAATACTTATCGTATCCCAACCGACCGCCGGTTAGTGCCCATCTATCCCGAAACGGATTATAGTTTCTGCATGTATGCTACGGCAACGCCAAACGCCTACCAGAACACTGTCTTAGCGGGCTTCGACACGCAACCTGACCTCTTTTATTACAACTTCTGCGGCCGCAGCGGAAAGTTCTTCTACACGCAGGATCGGCAGCCGCATACAATGCCTTATACCCCTATAGTTATTCAGCGCGGCACCGAGCGCTATACAATTACCGACGAGGCCGGTAACAAGTACCTCTACACTGCACTAGAAGAATCCTACACCTACATTACCCGCTCTGGTGGCCGCTCTAGCCCCCAAGATGATTACAAGCCGCGTTCAACGGCCTACTATTTAACGGCCGTTGAGACTCCATACCATGAGTCTATCACGCTCACCTATGACACGCTCACCTACCATTATCAGAACCTGGGCAGCTATACACGCTACAAAACGTTTGCTACCGAGGCGAACGGTCTAAATCAAGGGTGCTTTGATAAGGAGCCAACATCCACTACCAGCATTACCAAAGTGCGGAGCCTGCAGCTAGCGACGATTCGCTCTAGCCGAGGTGATTTTGTAGAATTTGACTACAGCACCTGCAAGCGTCTCGACCTGGCTAATGCCGAGGCGCTCAAACGCATCACCGTACATCAGGGCTCGACCACCCGAACATTCAACCTGGGATATGGCTACTTCAACCTGCCTCAGTCTACCTCCGACTGCGACCATTCTGGCTTTCAGGGCCTGCGTGATGATCATCGGTTAAAGTTGACGAGCGTTACGGAAGTAGGCAAGCCGAGCTATGTTATTACCTATCACGAGGAAGTGGCGATGCCTTCGCGCTTGAGCACAGCGCAGGATCATTGGGGCTATTTTAATAATTGGGATGGAGGCCTGCTTCCAGCCGAACCAAGCAAAGGCTTCATTGAAGGAGGGCGTCGGGAACCCGATGCAGCGGCAATGAAAGTGGGCATTATTAAAAGCTTACAGTACCCGACCGGCGGCCGCACGACCTATGAGTTTGAACCCAATGATTTCTATTCGCCACCCGGCACTATCGCCTACGACACCCTTGTACATGCCGTATCGTTTATATCGACTCCCGACGATGACCACATACCGCTGCCGAGTGAAGTCGTAATCCAAGAAGTTTCTTTCACGGTACCTGCCAACGTTCAGCTATACTCTATGCAAGCTCGCTACCGCACCGGCTGCGGGGTGGGCGAAAATCAAATTACCCCTCAGTTTCGGCTGAATCTGACTGGCCCCAATGGCTTCACCAAAACCTTTGCCTCTTTCGTCAATGCCGACCGCGAGGAAACCCTTAATCTGGCGCCGGGCACGTACCACATGACGGCCACCACCGTTGGCAACTGTCCCGCCAACTACTTTTACCTGCAGTGGATGGAGCACAAGAGCCGGTCTACTCCTGGCTCCAATGTCTTGGCCGGCGGCCTGCGTATTCGCGAGGTGAGGGACACCCCCCAGCCTGGGGCCGAGCCCCTACGCCGGCGGTACCGCTATGCGTTACCCACCGACTCACTGCGCAGCAGTGGCCGGACCCTACACGTGCCTCAGTATTCTTACGAGATAACGCAATACAACCGCGACCCTGCCGCGCCGGATCGAATCAGTACGGTATGTCGGTATCAAGCTCAGTCCTCTAACAGCGTCCAGTCACTGGGCGGGGTACAAGGCGCCAGTGCAGGCTACCCCTACGTGCAGGTATATCGTGACCGGCGGGGCGAGCAGGGCATGAGTGCCCATACCTTTTCGTGGGAAGACGATTTACAATATTTCGTTGGGTATCCCTTCACGCCGCCCACCAGCATGGACTGGCAACGGGGGCTGCCCCTTGAAATAATTGACTATTCGTACAACAACGCTACGGGGAAATACCAGCCGCTTCGCAAGACCAGAAATCGTTACCATCATAACTATACCCCACCTACCAATTACAGCTGTGAAGACTGCGCCAACTATACTGTTCCTACGCAGCCGAATGAATCTCATGCTATTGGCCTGAACATCATCCTGCAGCGGCCCGAAACGATTGTCAAGCCTATCGGCTGGGGACCTAGCACTGTCAGCCCGGCTCAGTTCTTAATTGAATCGTTCAAGTATACCTCCGTGTGGAGCTACCTGACAGAGAAGGATGAGTACTCGTACAGCCCCTCGGATAGTACTAGCTACCACTTGGTTAAAACCTTCTATAAATACGACAACCCTACCCATGCCCAACTCACCCGCACCCAGACGCTGACCAGTGCCGGCGATACGATGACCACCAGACAGCTGTACGCCTTGGATTATGACACGGCCAACGCGGCCAGCGCTGTAGCCCTCGGCCTTAAGTCGCTGGCCCGGCGGCATATTCTGACCGATATTGTTGAACAGCAGCAGTGGCTCAAGAAACAAGGCGCGAGTTATTTGCTGGGTGGCAAACTAGCGCAATACCGGGGCACTTTGCCCAGCCAGGATTTCGCGCTGCAAGCAGCAAGCCCGATTCCGGCCTCGCAGTTTACCTCATCTGCCATCCGCAATGGGAGCTTCCTCCAGGACCGCCGCTACCGCCCCACACTGGCTTATGAGCTATTTGACGGCTTGGGCAACATTCTGCAAGCCCGCCAATTTCAGGCTGGTCCGCAAAGTTTTCTGTGGGGCTATTCGGCCACGCAGCCCGTGGCTCGGGCCCAGAATGCGGAATACAACCAACTAGCGTATACCAGCTTCGAAGCTGGCTGCCCCAGTCGCTGGCGCCACCCGAGCCTCTACGTGACGGCCGGCGGGCATACCGGTCAGCAATGTTACCAACTCCTCAGCCCGGTTAGCTGCGATTCTCTGCCAGCGGGTAAGTATCAGCTCTCCTTTTGGGCTACCGCATCGCCTGACATCACTCAAAATGGGCAACTCCTACCAATTGTAGTTCAACCTATCGGTCCCACCGACCCCAATGGCTTCCGCCAGTACACCGGCACGCTACAGCTGAGTGCCACCCGCAACCAGGTGACCTTGTCGAGTAATCAAGCCCTGCGCCTCGACGAGCTCCGACTGCATCCGGCAGAGGCCCAGCTTACGACCTATACCCACGACCCGCTGACTGGCATAACCTCCCAAACGGATGTGAACGGCCGAACGGCCAGCTACGAGTACGATGCGTTGGGTCGCTTACAGCGGATTCGGGATGAGCAAGGCAATATCCTGACCCAACAGGAATACCACTACGCCCGGCCGTAG
- a CDS encoding helix-turn-helix domain-containing protein, with translation MEWIPAKLRTIRQEFNMTQLEMAQGSGLSQRDISQLENGRKEGLPKEFIHFLHSRGVDLNWLFTDPAAEEVRPAASAPKKYVSDEALPTLAAEDQVVGYGASPKSSGSATRSAELRLVAQEQLAAYPKRCSEPAYPQHLPTWHLPLPEVQQGVFRAFQLPDASLAPVFAPLDWVIAQAEAPGATPQNGVLYVVVTRQQLRVQYVFTTPEQPGKLQLRPTAEAATTVTVAQAEVVELWRVTGRLSFQLPTVPFPASTLEASLQDLLSRVQRLEQGR, from the coding sequence ATGGAGTGGATTCCTGCCAAGCTGCGCACAATTCGTCAGGAGTTCAACATGACCCAGCTGGAAATGGCCCAGGGCAGTGGTTTGTCCCAGCGCGACATCAGCCAGCTGGAGAATGGCCGCAAGGAAGGCCTGCCCAAGGAGTTTATTCACTTTCTGCATAGCCGCGGTGTTGACCTTAACTGGTTATTCACCGATCCTGCCGCCGAAGAGGTCCGTCCCGCCGCAAGTGCCCCCAAAAAATACGTGTCCGATGAGGCGCTGCCCACTCTGGCCGCCGAAGACCAGGTGGTAGGCTACGGCGCGAGTCCTAAGAGTTCTGGCTCAGCTACCAGGAGCGCCGAACTGCGGCTGGTGGCTCAGGAGCAGCTGGCAGCTTATCCTAAGCGCTGCTCTGAGCCGGCCTACCCGCAGCATTTGCCTACCTGGCATTTACCCTTGCCGGAAGTGCAGCAAGGCGTGTTCCGGGCATTTCAGCTGCCCGATGCTTCTCTGGCGCCCGTTTTTGCTCCGCTCGACTGGGTTATTGCCCAGGCCGAAGCCCCCGGTGCCACTCCGCAGAACGGGGTGCTGTACGTGGTAGTGACCCGGCAGCAGTTGCGGGTGCAGTATGTATTTACCACACCCGAGCAGCCCGGTAAGCTGCAGCTACGCCCTACTGCAGAGGCTGCCACGACGGTTACGGTTGCCCAGGCGGAGGTAGTAGAACTGTGGCGGGTAACGGGCCGCCTGAGCTTTCAGCTACCCACGGTCCCGTTCCCAGCCAGCACCCTCGAAGCCAGCCTGCAGGATTTGCTGAGCCGGGTGCAACGCCTGGAACAGGGCAGGTAA